Below is a genomic region from Halogeometricum sp. S1BR25-6.
GGAACGGCGAAATCGCCGAACCGGTCGAAGTCGTCGACCAGCGCCGTCGACCCGAGGGCTGGAGTCGACCGGGGTTCGACGACGCGGCGTGGGACACCGTCGACGTCGTCGGGGAACATCCCGCCGGTCCTTGGGAACGACTGGTCGCGCAGAATCGGGGAATCGAGCGGCGCGCCGTCGCTCCCGAGTCGGTCGAGCGACTCGACTCCGGGGCGCTGGTGTTCGACTTCGGGCGCGTCTACGCCGGGGTTCCGGTCGTCCGCTTCGAGTCGGGTACCGACAGCCGACGCGTCGAGATGCGTGCGGGCTACCGCCGCGAGGCGGACGGGTCGGTCTCGGCAGACGAGGGCACGCAGTGGACCGATATGCGGTACGCGTGTGTCCAACGCGACGGCGAGCAGACGTTCCGTCCGTTCCACTACCTCGGCCTCCGGTACCTACAGGTCGACGACCCGGGAGAGGACCTCTCGCCCGACCAGGTGGAGGTAATCGCCCGCCACAACGAGGTTCCCGACCCGCACGCGGCGACGTTCGAATCGTCGAACGAGACGGTGGACGAGGTGTTCGAGTTGGCGCGGCACTCGGCGCTGTACGGCTCTCAGGAGCAGTTCGTCGATACGCCGACGCGGGAGAAAGGGCAGTTCCTGATGGACGCGCTCAACATCTCGCGGGTGACGACGCGCGCCTTCGGCGAACGCCGCCTGAGCAGGCAGGCCATCGAGGAGTTCGTCCAGTCGCACTACCGCTACTGGGCCGAGAGCGGACGGCTGAACGCGGTGTATCCGAACGGGGACGGGAGGCGAGACATCCCCGATTTCACCGAGTCCTTCCCGGAGTGGGTGTGGCGCTACTACCTCGTCTCCGACGACCGAACCCTGCTCGAGACGGCGTACCCCGTCGTCCGCGCCGTCGCCGACTACGTCGTCCGCCACGTCGACGAGGAGACGGGTCTCGTGACGAACCTGAGCGGCGGAGAAGGGGGACCGTACGAGGAGGGCATCGTGGACTGGCCCGCCGAGATGCGCTACGGATACGACCGGGCGTGGCCGGCCCGCACGACGGTCAACCTCCTCGGCGTGAACGCCTTGGCGCGGGCCGAGCGTATCGGCGCGGAACTCGGCCGCCCCGACCCGGAACTGGCCTACTTCCGTCGCCGGTGTGAGGCGCTGGAATCGGCGGTCGTCGACCGACTCTTCGACGGGGACCTGTTCGTCGACGGCGCCGACGCCGAGGGGGCGAGCGAGCACGCCTCCCAGCACGCGAACGCTCTCGCCCTGGCGTTCGGCGTCGTTCCCGAGGGGGCCATCGACCGCGTGGCGGACCACGTCGCCGACGCCGGGATGCGGATGGGGCCGATGATGGTCCCGTGGCTCCTGCAGGCGTTCGAGGCGAGCGACCGCCCCGCGGCGATGGTCGACCTCCTGACCGACCCCGCGGACGACGGATGGGCGAACATCCTGGCGCAGGGCGGGACGTTCACGTGGGAGACGTGGCACTGCCGCGACGAGGACCTCCCCGACGACGAACGGCGGAACCGCAGCGAGTCGCACGCGATGGGTGCGACCGTCCTCGCGTACGTCCAGCGCGTCCTCCTCGGCGTCGAATTCGACGACGCCGCGGTCGGCCGGGTCCGAGTCCGTCCGCCGACGGACGGTCTCGAATCGGCGAGCGGCCGCGTGCCGACGGAGTACGGTCCGCTGCGGGCGGCGTGGGAGCGCACGGACGGGGAGTTCTCGCTCTCGCTGACGATTCCGTGGAACGTCGAGGCGACCGTCTTACTGCCCGCTCCCGCCGAAGGCACCGTCTCCGTCGACGGCGAACCCCTCGGGGACGTGGACGACCGCGCCGACCCGGCCGTCCCCGGCGTCGACTGCGCCGCACGCGTCGACGGCGAACTCGCGGTCGACGTGAAGGCGGGTACGTACCGGTTCTCCGTCGGGCGTTCGTAGCGACCTTCCGCCATCGTCGGAAGATATCCAAGTTCGAATCACGCGCTCGAAAAGCAGCCGTTTCACCTCGGTCGCCGCCGTCTCCGGCCGAACAAATCTCTCAGAATCATCCGACGATACCGGATACTCGTGTTGATTACGTATCCAATCCGAGTGTACGAATTACGGTACTACTATTGTAACGCATCGTGCGTCAGATATCGTATCCTCGACTGTTTTGATCCGCGCAAACGAGCGGCAGACGCTCCGTGGACGTGAGAGAACGTGTCTCATCCGAATATGCGACCGACTTCGGTCGACCTTCGAGTCGGGTACTCGGCCGAGACGATCCGACGATACCGGATAGAGTGTCCGGCGACGCCGGACGAACGTCGTCGGAGAACGGTGATACAGGGTACCGTTCGAGACGGAGGGGCGCACGGAACGCGTTGCGGTGCGCCGGCGGACGGCGTCAGGCGGTCGCTATCGTCACGAACCCGTCGAAGTTGAGGATGACCTTCTGCGCGAAGTCGCCGAACAGCGCCTTCCCGGTGGGCGAGCGCTGCCGTCCGAGGATGAACGCGTGGTCGCACCCCTCCTCGTCGCCTACGTCGACGACCGCCTGCGCCCGCTTGTCGTCGCTGACGACCCTGACGACGATATCGTACTCCACCTCGTACTCCGAGAGTACGTCGTCGACGGTGTCGCGGACGCTCTTTTCGGCCGTAGCGAACACGTCGTAACTCACGTCCTCCACCGACTTGATGGATTCGAGCGTTTCGACGTCCGCCTCGTACTCCTCGTCGGTGAGCGTCACCAAAAAGAGGAGGTCGACGTCCGCCCCGGACGCGTGCTCGCAGGCTTCGTGCAGGAGTTCGCGGTACTCCTCGGAGTCCTCAACGACGACCAGTCCTTGCTTCATATGCGAGTAACACATCCTTCGACACGACATAAATCCACCGGCGAGGCGCGAGAAGACGGTCCGCGCACGGCTATCGTGGCCGCTCGGGACGACGTTCGGTCCGCGTCATCGGGGTTGTGCCGATTACTTCTGCCCGACCCACCCGTGGAGCCACGCCACGCGTCCAGGTTTGGTGCGCGACATCAGCGATTTGTCCTCGGGCATCTGGAAGGTGAAGTCGCCGGTGTCCCCCCAGTAACCGCTGTTCTCCTGTACGTAGACGAGCGCCGGCATATCGTAGTTGAACCACTGGACGAGCGTCCGGGTCATCTTCTGCACCTCCTCTCCGGTCTCGGCGACGGGGAGGTCGTTCATGAGTTGTGCGGGTTGGATCGACTGCCCGCTTCCGGACACCGTCTCGGCGCCGACTTGGTTCGGAATCGTCGTCTCGAACGGGATGCCGGTCGGTCCGGTGTCGTCGCTGCTGGCGGGGTCGCCGACCTCGACGCCGTAGAAGTTGTTCGAGTAGTACGCGGTGGGGTGCCACAGCGCCCTCGCGACGTGCCATATCCACGCGATGTCGAACTCGTACTCCTGAAGTTTCGCGTAGTAGTCGAGACCGATGGACTTCACGTCGGTGCCGATTCCGAAGGCGTCCAGTTGGTCGGAGAACACCTTCGTCGCCTGCGTCTGCGCGCTCTTGGAGTCAGCGATGATGGTGAAACTGAACGACGAACCGCTCCCGTCGACCCACTCGCCGCCGGACTTCGAGTAGCCCGCCGCGCGCATG
It encodes:
- a CDS encoding universal stress protein, whose protein sequence is MKQGLVVVEDSEEYRELLHEACEHASGADVDLLFLVTLTDEEYEADVETLESIKSVEDVSYDVFATAEKSVRDTVDDVLSEYEVEYDIVVRVVSDDKRAQAVVDVGDEEGCDHAFILGRQRSPTGKALFGDFAQKVILNFDGFVTIATA
- a CDS encoding family 78 glycoside hydrolase catalytic domain; translation: MTAADRPTGLRTEYATEPLGIDETNPCLRWRVETDRKGAKQTAFRVLVASTRERLDDDEGDAWDTGKRTTSRPAVEYDGAPLTAEGRYHWKVRVWDETGTAGEWSDAATWEMGPLAADDWEASWIRRPEDGEFERGQFSYFRREIAFDAAVERARVHVSAGHQYALSVNGSVVDRGQSFAYPDYQYYKTVEVTDALNAGENALGVLHTWNGEGQGRPEGEPGLLLRLVAELADGSRRVVTTDGSWRTREGPWTDAPLRNGEIAEPVEVVDQRRRPEGWSRPGFDDAAWDTVDVVGEHPAGPWERLVAQNRGIERRAVAPESVERLDSGALVFDFGRVYAGVPVVRFESGTDSRRVEMRAGYRREADGSVSADEGTQWTDMRYACVQRDGEQTFRPFHYLGLRYLQVDDPGEDLSPDQVEVIARHNEVPDPHAATFESSNETVDEVFELARHSALYGSQEQFVDTPTREKGQFLMDALNISRVTTRAFGERRLSRQAIEEFVQSHYRYWAESGRLNAVYPNGDGRRDIPDFTESFPEWVWRYYLVSDDRTLLETAYPVVRAVADYVVRHVDEETGLVTNLSGGEGGPYEEGIVDWPAEMRYGYDRAWPARTTVNLLGVNALARAERIGAELGRPDPELAYFRRRCEALESAVVDRLFDGDLFVDGADAEGASEHASQHANALALAFGVVPEGAIDRVADHVADAGMRMGPMMVPWLLQAFEASDRPAAMVDLLTDPADDGWANILAQGGTFTWETWHCRDEDLPDDERRNRSESHAMGATVLAYVQRVLLGVEFDDAAVGRVRVRPPTDGLESASGRVPTEYGPLRAAWERTDGEFSLSLTIPWNVEATVLLPAPAEGTVSVDGEPLGDVDDRADPAVPGVDCAARVDGELAVDVKAGTYRFSVGRS